One Cyanobium sp. Tous-M-B4 genomic region harbors:
- the rplM gene encoding 50S ribosomal protein L13, translating into MNKTPLPSIDSLDRQWYLVDAENQTLGRLASEVAQVLRGKNKPCYTPHLDTGDFVIVINADKVKVSGNKSTQKIYRRHSGRPGGMKTETFAHLQARIPERIVEKAIKGMLPHNALGRQLFRKLKVYKGTEHPHAAQQPQALALDPATAAQ; encoded by the coding sequence ATGAACAAGACCCCCCTGCCCTCCATTGATTCCCTCGACCGCCAGTGGTATCTGGTGGATGCAGAGAATCAGACCCTCGGTCGCCTGGCGAGCGAAGTGGCCCAAGTGCTGCGCGGCAAGAACAAGCCCTGCTACACCCCCCACCTCGACACAGGCGACTTTGTCATCGTCATCAACGCCGATAAGGTGAAGGTGAGCGGTAACAAGTCGACCCAGAAGATTTACCGCCGCCACTCTGGCCGGCCCGGTGGCATGAAGACTGAAACCTTCGCCCACCTGCAAGCCCGGATCCCTGAGCGGATCGTGGAGAAGGCCATCAAAGGCATGCTTCCCCACAACGCCCTAGGTCGCCAGCTGTTCCGCAAGCTGAAGGTTTACAAGGGTACCGAGCATCCCCACGCTGCCCAACAACCCCAAGCCCTAGCCCTCGATCCCGCCACTGCCGCCCAATGA
- the rpsI gene encoding 30S ribosomal protein S9, translated as MSTNKVVYWGTGRRKTAVARVRVVPGNGTVTINGRPGDNYLNYNPVYLAAVKAPLQTLGLATDYDLLVNVRGGGLTGQADAIKQGAARALCELSPDNRKPLKTEGHLSRDPRAKERRKYGLKKARKAPQFSKR; from the coding sequence ATGAGCACTAACAAAGTCGTCTATTGGGGCACGGGTCGTCGTAAGACGGCAGTTGCCCGAGTGCGTGTGGTTCCTGGGAACGGCACCGTAACCATCAATGGTCGCCCTGGCGACAACTATCTCAACTACAACCCCGTTTATCTCGCAGCGGTCAAAGCTCCTTTGCAGACTCTCGGTCTGGCAACTGACTACGACCTGCTGGTGAATGTGCGTGGTGGTGGGCTTACCGGCCAAGCCGACGCCATTAAGCAGGGTGCAGCTCGTGCCCTTTGTGAATTGTCCCCAGACAACCGCAAGCCCCTTAAAACCGAAGGCCACCTCAGCCGCGACCCTCGCGCTAAGGAGCGTCGCAAGTACGGCCTGAAGAAAGCCCGTAAGGCACCTCAGTTCTCCAAGCGCTGA
- the truA gene encoding tRNA pseudouridine(38-40) synthase TruA, which yields MLTPAPALRRIALCLQYDGSAYCGWQRQRNAHSVQQTLEQAIAGLDPQGPNRTMAAGRTDTGVHAAAQVAHFEAAGPIPPERWAKALNGRLPATIRIRAAVEVEPSWHARFSASYRRYRYTIYNARTPNLFLAPWSWHRYQRRLDEQAMGQVLEAMLGEHDFSAFQRAGSSRAHGRTTLQEVRLERQGDLISVELQASGFLYGMVRLVLSQLVAVGEGRLSGADFERRWRECQRVEVKEAAPPQGLCLLRVGYPKPVFPQAAWYDCQPRYQLEISDSPDL from the coding sequence GTGCTGACTCCCGCCCCCGCCCTGCGCCGCATCGCTCTTTGCCTGCAATACGACGGCTCCGCGTACTGCGGCTGGCAGCGGCAACGCAATGCCCACAGCGTGCAGCAGACCCTGGAGCAAGCGATAGCTGGGCTTGACCCCCAGGGACCCAACCGCACCATGGCTGCTGGCCGCACCGATACGGGCGTGCATGCTGCTGCCCAGGTGGCACACTTCGAAGCTGCTGGGCCAATTCCGCCGGAGCGCTGGGCCAAGGCCCTCAATGGTCGGCTACCGGCCACGATTCGCATCCGGGCGGCTGTAGAGGTTGAACCCAGCTGGCACGCCCGCTTTAGCGCTAGCTACCGGCGGTATCGCTACACGATCTACAACGCCCGCACCCCCAACCTGTTCCTGGCCCCCTGGAGCTGGCACCGCTATCAGCGCCGGCTAGATGAACAAGCCATGGGCCAGGTCCTGGAGGCCATGCTGGGCGAACACGACTTTTCTGCCTTTCAACGAGCGGGCAGCAGCCGCGCCCACGGCCGAACCACCCTTCAGGAGGTGCGTTTGGAGCGCCAGGGTGACCTGATCAGCGTCGAGTTGCAAGCCAGCGGTTTTCTGTACGGCATGGTGCGTCTGGTGCTGAGCCAACTCGTGGCGGTTGGCGAGGGGCGGCTCAGCGGCGCCGACTTCGAGCGCCGCTGGCGCGAGTGCCAGCGCGTTGAAGTGAAAGAGGCAGCACCACCTCAGGGCCTCTGCCTGCTGCGGGTGGGGTACCCCAAACCAGTATTCCCTCAAGCAGCCTGGTATGATTGCCAACCGCGGTATCAGCTCGAGATTTCCGATTCTCCGGATCTCTAA
- the rpmE gene encoding 50S ribosomal protein L31, giving the protein MPKAEIHPTWYPDAKVICNGEVVMTTGSTSPELHVDVWSGNHPFYTGTQKILDTEGRVDRFMRKYGMGGADSLSNAAAKQEPKAGASAEAASQVETEAPAAAEA; this is encoded by the coding sequence ATGCCCAAGGCCGAAATTCATCCCACCTGGTATCCCGATGCCAAGGTGATTTGCAACGGAGAGGTGGTTATGACCACCGGTTCCACCTCTCCCGAACTCCACGTAGATGTGTGGAGTGGCAACCACCCCTTCTATACCGGCACCCAAAAGATTCTCGACACCGAGGGCCGTGTAGACCGCTTCATGCGCAAGTACGGCATGGGTGGAGCAGATTCCCTCTCCAACGCCGCTGCCAAGCAGGAACCCAAGGCTGGAGCCTCGGCCGAAGCTGCAAGCCAAGTTGAGACCGAGGCCCCCGCTGCGGCCGAAGCCTGA